The following DNA comes from Photobacterium sp. DA100.
GTGGAGAATTTTCATTTTCCCCGTAAACGAAAGGATATTGAACTTGCCTATTTCCGACATTTTGGTGCTTCCTGTATTAACTGACTTACACCTTTAATGCATTGTTCATACCAAAATTATTACACTTAAATATCAAGAACTTACCCTTACAAACTCATTAAATCAAACCATCCAGCACCAACATGAGCCAAAACTTAACTATCAAGCACCATATCGATCCAATTTATAACAAATTTGGCCTGCTTGTTAGAAACAAATCGACACTCCTTATCCATTTAAAATATAGGGTTAAATAGCATGAAAAAATAATCACAGCAAAAGCTGTGATTATTAGTGTAAATAGCTAATTGACTACAAATTAAGCTGCACCTTTTCTCCTTGGCATCGCACCGCGAAAGTCTTCAATTTCACTTCCGGCTGCTCAATACACTGACCTGTTTGCAAGCTGTAGTGCTGCTTGTACAGGGGGGAGGCCACCACCACCTCATCACCTATCGAACCCATGATCCCCCGCGACAGTACATTGGCCTCACCAATCGGATCGTAGTTCTCGACAGCATACAGGGAATCTGACCGGTGACAGTAAAAGATTGCCACTTGCTCGTGGCCCCATAGCACACAAACGCCGGAGTTTTTAATGAGTGCATCTCGATGACACACGCTATACCACTCAGCCTGCTTCTGCTCCATGCTACCCTCCTCTTTACTTCGTAATATCAATAACATTAATTGATTCACCAACAAATCCACCGGGCGAAGTGCCAGCCGCAATGTTGGCCTGACCTTGCTCCAGTACCCTTTCTTCCCTGGTCATAGGCCTGCGCTGTCCCCGCTCCGACAC
Coding sequences within:
- the nirD gene encoding nitrite reductase small subunit NirD — encoded protein: MEQKQAEWYSVCHRDALIKNSGVCVLWGHEQVAIFYCHRSDSLYAVENYDPIGEANVLSRGIMGSIGDEVVVASPLYKQHYSLQTGQCIEQPEVKLKTFAVRCQGEKVQLNL